A single genomic interval of Streptomyces sp. 1222.5 harbors:
- a CDS encoding Imm21 family immunity protein, with protein sequence MARYADPGVLEWVESGGGPLIAVPETVLPFWAGADTEELDTDYDRACEVVGHIGLLPVGDSAALVLGDEPASTSYLPEHHTLVRWSAADSEDELLAAVPAALAEAEWGDEVRWTVPGPVVLFDSARQGGDTPRIEHLRIPLDAGPYAVRAAWATPRPETWVGLVQLRRLAT encoded by the coding sequence ATGGCTCGATACGCGGATCCAGGCGTGCTGGAGTGGGTGGAGTCGGGCGGCGGTCCGCTGATAGCCGTACCGGAGACGGTCCTGCCGTTCTGGGCGGGTGCCGACACCGAGGAACTCGACACGGACTACGACCGGGCGTGCGAGGTCGTCGGACACATCGGCCTGCTGCCGGTCGGCGACAGCGCGGCCCTCGTCCTCGGCGACGAGCCGGCCTCCACCTCCTACCTGCCCGAGCACCACACCCTCGTGCGCTGGTCGGCCGCGGACTCCGAGGACGAACTGCTCGCCGCCGTCCCGGCCGCGCTCGCGGAGGCCGAGTGGGGCGACGAGGTCCGCTGGACCGTTCCCGGCCCCGTCGTCCTCTTCGACTCAGCCCGGCAGGGCGGCGACACCCCGCGCATCGAACACCTCCGCATCCCGCTGGATGCGGGCCCCTACGCGGTGCGAGCCGCCTGGGCCACCCCGCGACCCGAGACCTGGGTCGGCCTGGTGCAGCTCAGACGGCTCGCCACCTGA
- a CDS encoding NAD(P)/FAD-dependent oxidoreductase — MAADPVEWLRREGRIVVVGASLAGLRAAETLRAEGFTGELTLIGDEPYEPYDRPPLSKSVLLGRASPLHTELPHRREIDAKWRLGVPAAGLDLSAKRVRLADGDEVEYDRLLITTGVRARPWPKEEEARLDGVCLLRTRDDAAALYHRLKAGPRRVFIIGAGFAGSEVASACREMGIPVTVAERAGAPLVGALGGVVGAVAAELQLENGVDLRTHVTVTALEGDATGRVRAVHLSDESVVEADVVVVSLGSLRNTDWLAGSGLGAGPRGIACDAGCRAFDFRGIVTDDVFVAGDVARSPHALFGYQFLSLEHWGNAVAQAETAAHNMICHGADRRPHLWMPAFWSSMFGVNIKSVGVPPMGDQIMITQGSPAERRFVGVYGHQGRVIAAVSFDNTRWLEFYARQIERGAPFPVEYPTMDRRPEGRQPVAADFPDPSLPTHGPTVTLSGYSPADQQLVFHPARH; from the coding sequence ATGGCCGCTGACCCCGTGGAATGGCTCAGGCGCGAGGGCCGGATCGTCGTCGTCGGTGCCTCCTTGGCGGGTCTGCGCGCCGCCGAGACCCTTCGCGCCGAGGGCTTCACCGGCGAGCTGACCCTGATCGGTGACGAGCCGTACGAGCCCTACGACCGGCCGCCGCTGTCGAAGTCCGTGCTGCTGGGCCGGGCGTCACCGCTGCACACCGAGCTGCCGCACCGCCGGGAGATCGACGCCAAGTGGCGGCTCGGTGTCCCGGCGGCCGGGCTCGACCTGTCGGCCAAACGGGTCCGGCTGGCCGACGGCGACGAGGTGGAGTACGACCGGCTGCTCATCACGACCGGTGTCCGCGCGCGGCCCTGGCCGAAGGAGGAGGAGGCCCGGCTGGACGGCGTCTGCCTGCTGCGGACGCGGGACGACGCGGCCGCTCTGTACCACCGGCTGAAGGCGGGGCCGCGCCGGGTGTTCATCATCGGTGCCGGGTTCGCCGGTTCGGAGGTCGCCTCGGCCTGCCGGGAGATGGGCATCCCCGTCACGGTCGCGGAGCGCGCGGGGGCGCCGCTGGTGGGTGCGCTCGGCGGAGTGGTCGGCGCGGTCGCCGCGGAGCTCCAGCTCGAGAACGGCGTGGATCTGCGCACGCATGTCACGGTGACCGCTCTGGAGGGCGACGCGACGGGCAGGGTGCGGGCGGTCCACCTGTCCGACGAGAGTGTCGTCGAGGCGGACGTGGTCGTGGTCTCGCTGGGTTCGCTGCGGAACACGGACTGGCTGGCCGGGTCGGGGCTGGGCGCGGGCCCCCGGGGCATCGCCTGCGACGCGGGCTGCCGTGCCTTCGACTTCCGGGGCATCGTCACGGACGACGTCTTCGTCGCGGGCGACGTCGCGCGGTCCCCGCACGCGCTGTTCGGCTACCAGTTCCTGTCGCTGGAGCACTGGGGCAACGCCGTCGCGCAGGCGGAGACGGCCGCGCACAACATGATCTGCCACGGCGCCGACCGGCGGCCGCACCTGTGGATGCCGGCCTTCTGGTCGTCGATGTTCGGCGTGAACATCAAGTCCGTCGGTGTGCCGCCGATGGGCGACCAGATCATGATCACGCAGGGCTCGCCGGCCGAGCGGCGGTTCGTCGGCGTGTACGGCCACCAGGGCCGCGTCATCGCCGCCGTGAGCTTCGACAACACCCGGTGGCTGGAGTTCTACGCACGGCAGATCGAGCGGGGCGCGCCGTTCCCGGTGGAGTACCCGACGATGGACCGGCGTCCCGAGGGCCGGCAGCCGGTGGCCGCCGACTTCCCCGACCCGTCGCTGCCCACCCACGGGCCCACCGTGACCCTCAGCGGCTACTCGCCGGCCGACCAGCAGCTGGTCTTCCACCCCGCCCGCCACTAG
- a CDS encoding rhodanese-like domain-containing protein, which produces MITHASENPVLRVAPAAPAEAAAHFRASLAFHADVSDVAAALTAGTDPGFAVVDTRSTASWDQGHVPGAVHLPTALVPEQAERLLDRSVPVVTYCWGPGCNGATRAALALAELGFRVKEMLGGFEYWVREGFPYETWQGPARRDADPLTAPVEGECGC; this is translated from the coding sequence ATGATCACTCATGCCTCCGAGAACCCCGTCCTCCGTGTCGCCCCCGCGGCTCCCGCCGAGGCCGCCGCCCACTTCCGGGCGAGCCTCGCCTTCCACGCCGACGTCTCCGACGTGGCCGCCGCCCTCACGGCCGGCACCGACCCCGGCTTCGCCGTCGTCGACACCCGCTCCACCGCGTCCTGGGACCAGGGCCACGTCCCCGGCGCCGTGCACCTGCCGACCGCGCTCGTCCCCGAGCAGGCCGAGCGGCTCCTCGACCGGTCCGTGCCCGTCGTGACGTACTGCTGGGGACCCGGCTGCAACGGTGCCACCCGCGCCGCCCTCGCCCTCGCCGAACTCGGCTTCCGCGTCAAGGAGATGCTCGGCGGCTTCGAGTACTGGGTCCGCGAGGGCTTCCCCTACGAGACCTGGCAGGGGCCGGCCCGCCGGGACGCCGACCCGCTGACGGCACCCGTGGAAGGCGAGTGCGGCTGCTGA
- a CDS encoding Lrp/AsnC family transcriptional regulator, which produces MTVYSPDATDWRILEVLQREGRASYAELARAVSMSPSAVTERVRRLEEAGVIQGYAAVVDPERLGLPILAFVRLRYPNGNYKPFHDLVAATPEILEAHHVTGDDCFVIKVTARSMSHLEEISGRIGALGSVTTSVVYSSPLPRRPLGR; this is translated from the coding sequence ATGACCGTGTATTCCCCGGACGCCACCGACTGGCGCATCCTCGAAGTCCTCCAGCGCGAGGGACGGGCCAGCTACGCCGAACTGGCCCGGGCGGTCTCCATGTCGCCGAGTGCCGTCACCGAACGGGTCCGGCGGCTGGAGGAGGCGGGCGTCATCCAGGGGTACGCGGCGGTCGTCGACCCCGAGCGGCTCGGACTGCCGATACTGGCGTTCGTGCGGCTCAGGTACCCGAACGGCAACTACAAGCCGTTCCACGACCTGGTCGCGGCGACGCCCGAGATCCTGGAGGCCCACCACGTCACCGGCGACGACTGCTTCGTCATCAAGGTCACCGCGCGGTCCATGTCCCACCTGGAGGAGATCTCCGGCAGGATCGGCGCCCTGGGCTCGGTGACGACGAGCGTCGTCTACTCCTCCCCGCTGCCCCGCCGCCCCCTGGGCCGCTAG
- a CDS encoding ferredoxin, whose translation MRLVVDLNKCQGYAQCAFLAPDVFAMHGEESLVYNPRAEEEQRERLARAVAACPVQAITADGLDGAEDSASRSLGASDGR comes from the coding sequence ATGAGGCTCGTCGTCGATCTCAACAAGTGTCAGGGGTACGCGCAGTGCGCGTTCCTCGCGCCCGACGTCTTCGCCATGCACGGCGAGGAGTCGCTGGTGTACAACCCGCGTGCGGAGGAGGAGCAGCGGGAGCGGCTGGCGCGTGCCGTCGCCGCGTGCCCGGTGCAGGCGATCACCGCGGACGGTCTGGACGGTGCGGAGGATTCGGCGTCCCGGTCGCTGGGGGCGTCCGATGGCCGCTGA
- a CDS encoding cytochrome P450 — MTEASLVNRITDFANRADPYPLYEELRATPVLHEEEGGPYVLSSYYDIKALLHDPRISSDAANVAASGRDALNDLEETGGLPPSFLRLDPPEHDRLRRIANSGFGPPHRPRRVDNLRGDMAATVTHLIDGFGDARQVDLVDQFAYPFPVTVICRLLGVPREDEPKFRAWVDPLVASLDPDTRQGADEEFLNSLRESRMALGMYLSGLAEQRTKEPQDDLLSDLVRSDGPNGSMTMMEVLSTAVLLLIAGHETTVNLITNGMLTLLRHPDVLRRLREEPALAVNIVEELLRYEPPVQIVPQRTCIADIEVRGVTIPKGSRIWLMIAAGNRDPERFKNPERFDPDREDIQHLGFGSGIHSCFGAPLARLETQIALIELARRLENPRLVEDPPPYRPNAVLRGPRHLNIAFDDLR, encoded by the coding sequence ATGACAGAAGCCTCGCTGGTCAACCGGATCACCGACTTCGCGAACCGCGCCGACCCGTACCCGCTGTACGAGGAGCTCCGCGCCACCCCGGTGCTGCACGAGGAGGAGGGCGGCCCCTACGTCCTCAGCTCGTACTACGACATCAAGGCCCTGCTCCACGATCCGCGGATCAGCTCCGACGCCGCCAACGTGGCCGCCTCGGGGCGCGACGCGCTGAACGACCTGGAGGAGACGGGCGGGCTGCCGCCGTCCTTCCTGCGCCTGGACCCGCCCGAGCACGACCGGCTGCGGCGCATCGCCAACAGCGGCTTCGGGCCGCCCCACCGGCCCCGCCGGGTCGACAACCTGCGGGGCGACATGGCGGCGACGGTCACCCATCTGATCGACGGCTTCGGCGACGCCCGGCAGGTCGACCTGGTCGACCAGTTCGCCTATCCGTTCCCGGTGACGGTGATCTGCCGGCTGCTCGGGGTGCCCCGGGAGGACGAGCCGAAGTTCCGCGCCTGGGTCGACCCGCTGGTCGCGAGCCTCGACCCCGACACCCGGCAGGGCGCGGACGAGGAGTTCCTGAACTCCCTGCGGGAGTCGCGGATGGCGCTCGGCATGTATCTGTCCGGCCTGGCCGAGCAGCGCACCAAGGAACCGCAGGACGACCTGCTCTCCGACCTGGTGCGCAGCGACGGCCCGAACGGCTCCATGACGATGATGGAGGTGCTCAGCACCGCCGTGCTGCTGCTGATCGCCGGCCACGAGACGACGGTCAACCTCATCACCAACGGCATGCTCACCCTGCTGCGCCACCCGGACGTCCTGCGGCGGCTGCGGGAGGAGCCGGCGCTGGCGGTCAACATCGTGGAGGAGCTGCTGCGGTACGAGCCGCCGGTGCAGATCGTGCCGCAGCGCACCTGCATCGCCGACATCGAGGTGCGCGGGGTCACCATCCCCAAGGGGTCGCGCATCTGGCTGATGATCGCGGCCGGCAACCGGGATCCGGAGCGGTTCAAGAACCCCGAGCGGTTCGACCCGGACCGGGAGGACATCCAGCACCTCGGCTTCGGCAGCGGCATCCACAGCTGCTTCGGCGCTCCGCTGGCCCGGCTGGAGACGCAGATCGCCCTGATCGAACTGGCCCGCCGGCTGGAGAACCCGCGGCTGGTCGAGGATCCGCCGCCGTACCGGCCGAACGCGGTGCTGCGCGGCCCGCGGCACCTGAACATCGCCTTCGACGACCTGCGTTGA